The Canis lupus baileyi chromosome 11, mCanLup2.hap1, whole genome shotgun sequence genome includes a window with the following:
- the TCF20 gene encoding transcription factor 20 isoform X2, translated as MQSFREQSSYHGDQQSYPQEVHGSSRIEEFSPRQAQMFQNFGGAGGGSGGSGGSSGGGRRGTAAAAAMASETSGHQGYQGFRKEAGDFYYMAGSKDPVTTGTPQPPQRRPSGPVQSYGPPQGSSFGNQYGSEGHVGQFQAQHSALGGVSHYQQDYSGPFSPGSAQYQQQASSQQQQQVQQLRQQLYQSHQPLPQATGQPASGSSHLQPMQRPSTLPSSAAGYQLRVGQFGQHYQSSAASSSSSFPSPQRFSQSGQSYDGSYSVNAGSQYEGHSVGSNAQAYGTPSNYSYQPQSMKNFEQAKIPQGTQQGQQPPQQQAQQPQQHPPQHVMQYTNAATKLPLQAQVGQYSQPEVPVRSPMQFHQNFSPISNPSPAASVVQSPSCSSTPSPLMQSGENLQCGQGSVPMGSRNRILQLMPQLSPTPSMMPSPNSHAAGFKGFGLEGVPEKRLTDPGLSSLSALSTQVANLPNTVQHMLLSDALTPQKKTSKRPSSSSKKADSCTNSEGSSQPEEQLKSPMAESLDGGCSSSSEDPGERVRQLSGQSTSSDTTYKGGASEKAGSSPAQGTQNEAPRLNASPAAREEAASPGAKDTPLSAEGNPKVNEKTVGVIVSREAMTGRVEKPGGQDKGSQEDDPASTQRPPSTGGTKETSHPPVPQPEPPGGGSKGNKTVDNNSNHNGEGNGQGGHSAVGPGFIGRSEPSKSPGSLRYSYKDSFGSAVPRNVSSFPQYPTGQDKGDFTGHGERKGRNEKFPSLLQEVLQGYHHHPDRRYSRSTQEHQGMAGGLEGATRPNVLVSQTNELASRGLLNKSIGSLLENPHWGPWERKSSSTAPEMKQINLADYPIPRKFEIEPQSSAHEPGGSLSERRSVICDISPLRQIVRDPGAHSLGHIGTDTRLGRSERLNPSLSQSVILPGGLVSMETKLKSQSGQIKEEDFEQSKSQASFNNKKSGDHCHPASIKHESYRGNASPGAAHDSISDYGPQDSRPTPMRRVPGRVGGREGMRGRSPSQYHDFSEKLKMSPGRSRGPGGDPHHMNPHMTFSERANRSSLHAPFSPNSESLASAYHTNTRAHAYGDPNAGLNSQLHYKRQMYQQQQEEYKDWSSGSAQGVIAAAQHRQEGPRKSPRQQQFLDRVRSPLKNDKDGMMYGPPMGTYHDPSGQEGGRCLMSSDGLSNKTIELKHGSQKLQQESCWDLSRQTSPAKSSGPPGMSNQKRYGPPHEADGHGLTDTAQSSKPSNVMLRLPGQEDHSSQNPLIMRRRVRSFISPIPSKRQSQDVKNSNTEDKGRLLHPPKEGADRAFNSYAHLSHSQDVKSVPKRESSKDLPSPDSRNCPAVTLTSPAKTKILPPRKGRGLKLEAIVQKITSPNIRRSASSNSAEAGGDTVTLDDILSLKSGPPEGGSIAVQDAEMEKRKGELVSDLVCPTSQELNIEKPLPRSSEEWRGSGDDKVKTETHPDTVTAGKEPPGSMTSTTSQKPGSNQGRPDGSLGGTAPLIFSDSKNVPPAGVSAPEANPKAEEKENDTVTISPKQEGFPPKGYFPSGKKKGRPIGSVNKQKKQQPPPPPPQPPQIPEASADGEPKPKKQRQRRERRKPGAQPRKRKTKQAVPIVEPQEPEIKLKYATQPLDKTDAKNKSFFPYIHVVNKCELGAVCTIINAEEEEQTKLVRGRKGQRSLTPPPSSTESKALPASSFMLQGPVVTESSVMGHLVCCLCGKWASYRNMGDLFGPFYPQDYAATLPKNPPPKRATEMQSKVKVRHKSASNGSKTDTEEEEEQQQQQKEQRSLAAHPRFKRRHRSEDCSGGPRSLSRGLPCKKATAEGSSDKTALDSKPSAPTTSEGGPELELQIPELPLDSNEFWVHEGCILWANGIYLVCGRLYGLQEALEIAREMKCSHCQEAGATLGCYNKGCSFRYHYPCAIDADCLLHEENFSVRCPKHKVRLWR; from the coding sequence ATGCAGTCCTTCCGGGAGCAAAGCAGTTACCACGGAGACCAGCAGAGCTACCCACAGGAGGTACACGGCTCATCCCGGATAGAAGAGTTCAGCCCGCGTCAGGCCCAGATGTTCCAGAATTTTGGGGGCGCGGGTGGTGGCAGCGGtggcagcggcggcagcagcggtGGTGGGCGACGAGGAACGGCAGCTGCAGCAGCAATGGCTAGTGAAACCTCTGGCCATCAGGGCTACCAGGGTTTCAGGAAAGAGGCTGGAGACTTTTATTACATGGCAGGCAGCAAAGACCCTGTGACGACAGGAACCCCGCAGCCACCTCAACGAAGGCCTTCGGGGCCCGTGCAGAGCTACGGCCCCCCCCAGGGGAGCAGCTTTGGCAATCAGTATGGGAGCGAGGGGCATGTGGGCCAGTTTCAAGCACAGCACTCTGCCCTTGGTGGTGTGTCTCATTATCAGCAGGATTACTCGGGGCCTTTCTCTCCAGGGAGTGCTCAGTACCAACAGCAGGCTTccagccagcagcagcagcaggtacAGCAGTTGAGACAGCAGCTTTACCAGTCCCACCAGCCTCTGCCACAAGCCACTGGCCAGCCAGCATCTGGGTCGTCCCATCTGCAGCCGATGCAGCGGCCCTCAACTCTGCCGTCCTCTGCCGCCGGTTACCAGCTGAGAGTGGGTCAGTTCGGCCAGCACTACCAGTCTtctgctgcctcctcctcctcctccttcccttcaccGCAGCGCTTCAGCCAGTCTGGCCAGAGCTATGATGGCAGTTACAGTGTGAATGCTGGATCCCAGTATGAGGGACACAGTGTGGGTTCTAATGCACAGGCTTACGGAACACCATCAAATTACAGCTATCAGCCTCAGTCTATGAAAAACTTCGAGCAGGCGAAGATTCCACAAGGGacacagcaggggcagcagccGCCCCAGCAGCAGGCACAGCAGCCACAGCAGCACCCCCCGCAGCATGTGATGCAGTATACCAACGCTGCCACCAAGCTGCCCctgcaggcccaggtggggcagtACAGCCAGCCTGAGGTTCCTGTGAGGTCCCCCATGCAGTTCCACCAGAACTTCAGCCCTATCTCAAACCCTTCCCCGGCGGCCTCTGTGGTTCAGTCTCCAAGCTGTAGCTCCACCCCATCTCCTCTTATGCAGAGTGGAGAGAATCTCCAGTGTGGGCAAGGCAGTGTGCCCATGGGTTCCAGAAACAGAATTTTACAGTTAATGCCCCAGCTCAGCCCGACCCCCTCAATGATGCCCAGTCCAAATTCTCATGCTGCGGGCTTCAAAGGGTTTGGACTAGAGGGAGTGCCAGAAAAGCGACTGACAGATCCTGGGCTGAGTAGTTTGAGTGCCCTGAGCACTCAAGTGGCCAATCTTCCCAATACTGTTCAGCACATGCTACTTTCTGATGCCCTGACGCCTCAGAAGAAGACCTCCAAGAGGCCCTCCTCATCTTCTAAGAAAGCAGACAGCTGCACAAACTCCGAAGGCTCCTCTCAGCCTGAAGAACAACTGAAGTCCCCTATGGCTGAGTCACTGGACGGGGGCTGCTCCAGCAGCTCTGAAGATCCAGGCGAGCGTGTGAGGCAGCTGAGTGGCCAGAGCACCAGTTCTGACACCACCTACAAGGGCGGAGCCTCCGAGAAAGCTGGCTCCTCGCCTGCACAGGGCACTCAGAACGAAGCCCCCAGACTCAATGCCAGTCCTGCGGCCAGAGAAGAGGCGGCCTCGCCTGGTGCTAAGGACACACCACTTTCGGCCGAGGGCAACCCAAAAGTCAATGAAAAAACAGTTGGGGTGATTGTTTCCCGGGAAGCTATGACAGGTCGAGTAGAAAAGCCTGGTGGGCAAGATAAAGGCTCCCAAGAGGATGATCCTGCATCCACCCAGAGGCCACCCAGCACTGGCGGGACAAAGGAAACCAGTCACCCACCAGTCCCGCAGCCAGAGCCCCCGGGGGGAGGGAGCAAAGGAAACAAGACCGTAGATAATAACTCCAACCACAATGGAGAGGGAAACGGCCAGGGCGGGCACTCGGCAGTGGGCCCTGGTTTTATAGGCAGGAGTGAGCCTAGCAAATCCCCGGGCAGCCTGCGCTATAGTTACAAAGATAGTTTTGGGTCAGCTGTGCCAAGGAACGTCAGTAGCTTTCCTCAGTATCCTACAGGACAAGATAAGGGGGATTTCACTGGCCACGGGGAGCGAAAGGGGAGAAATGAGAAGTTCCCTAGCCTCCTGCAGGAAGTGCTTCAAGgttaccaccaccaccctgacAGGAGATATTCTAGGAGTACTCAGGAGCATCAGGGCATGGCCGGTGGCCTGGAAGGAGCCACGAGGCCTAATGTCTTAGTCAGTCAAACCAATGAGTTAGCTAGCAGGGGCCTTTTGAACAAAAGTATTGGGTCCCTGTTAGAAAACCCACACTGGGGCCCCTGGGAAAGGAAGTCAAGCAGCACAGCTCCCGAAATGAAACAGATCAATCTGGCCGACTATCCGATTCCCAGAAAATTTGAAATAGAGCCTCAGTCATCAGCCCATGAGCCTGGGGGTTCCCTTTCTGAAAGGAGATCTGTGATCTGTGATATTTCTCCACTGAGACAGATTGTCAGGGACCCAGGGGCTCACTCACTGGGACACATAGGTACTGACACCAGACTTGGGAGGAGTGAGCGGCTCAATCCAAGTTTAAGTCAGTCGGTCATTCTTCCAGGTGGGTTGGTATCCATGGAAACAAAGCTGAAATCCCAGAGCGGGCAGATAAAAGAGGAAGACTTTGAACAATCCAAATCTCAAGCCAGTTTCAACAACAAGAAATCTGGAGACCACTGCCATCCTGCTAGCATCAAGCATGAGTCTTACCGAGGCAATGCCAGCCCAGGAGCTGCCCACGATTCCATCTCAGACTATGGCCCACAAGACAGCAGACCCACACCAATGCGGCGGGTCCCTGGCAGAGTCGGTGGTCGAGAGGGCATGAGGGGGCGTTCCCCTTCACAGTATCATGACTTCTCAGAAAAACTGAAGATGTCtcctgggaggagcagaggcccaGGGGGAGATCCTCATCACATGAACCCACACATGACCTTTTCAGAGAGGGCCAACCGGAGTTCTTTACACGCTCCCTTCTCTCCCAACTCAGAGAGCTTAGCCTCTGCTTACCACACAAATACTCGGGCTCATGCTTacggggaccccaatgcaggtTTGAATTCTCAGCTCCATTATAAGAGACAGATGTACCAGCAGCAACAAGAGGAGTATAAAGACTGGAGCAGTGGttctgctcagggagtgattGCTGCAGCACAGCACAGGCAGGAGGGCCCGCGGAAGAGCCCAAGGCAGCAGCAGTTTCTTGACAGAGTGCGGAGCCCCCTGAAAAATGACAAAGATGGTATGATGTATGGCCCACCGATGGGGACTTACCATGATCCCAGCGGTCAGGAAGGGGGGCGCTGCCTCATGTCTAGTGATGGTCTGTCTAACAAAACCATCGAATTGAAGCATGGCTCCCAGAAGTTACAACAAGAATCGTGTTGGGATCTTTCCCGGCAAACTTCTCCAGCCAAAAGCAGCGGTCCTCCGGGAATGTCCAATCAGAAGAGGTACGGGCCGCCCCATGAGGCCGACGGACATGGGCTCACTGACACGGCACAGTCATCCAAACCCAGTAATGTTATGCTCAGGCTTCCAGGCCAAGAGGATCATTCTTCTCAAAACCCCTTAATCATGCGGAGGCGGGTGCGTTCCTTTATCTCTCCCATTCCCAGCAAGAGGCAGTCACAAGATGTGAAGAACAGCAACACTGAAGATAAAGGGCGCCTCCTTCACCCACCGAAAGAAGGCGCTGATAGAGCGTTCAATTCCTACGCACATCTTTCTCACAGTCAGGATGTCAAGTCTGTCCCTAAGAGGGAATCTTCCAAGGACCTTCCAAGTCCAGACAGTAGAAACTGCCCTGCTGTTACCCTCACAAGTCCTGCTAAGACCAAAATACTGCCCCCCAGGAAAGGCCGAGGGTTGAAACTGGAAGCTATAGTTCAGAAGATCACATCCCCAAACATCAGGAGGAGTGCATCCTCGAACAGTGCGGAGGCTGGGGGAGACACGGTTACTCTGGATGACATACTGTCTTTGAAGAGTGGCCCTCCTGAAGGTGGGAGCATTGCTGTCCAGGATGCcgaaatggagaagagaaaaggtgAGCTGGTATCAGACCTAGTCTGTCCGACAAGCCAGGAGTTAAACATAGAAAAGCCCCTGCCGAGGTCTTCAGAGGAGTGGCGTGGCAGTGGGGACGACAAGGTGAAGACCGAGACACACCCAGACACAGTCACTGCTGGAAAGGAACCCCCTGGCTCCATGACATCCACGACCTCACAGAAGCCTGGGAGTAACCAGGGGAGACCAGATGGTTCCCTTGGTGGGACTGCACCTTTAATCTTTTCTGACTCAAAGAATGTACCTCCAGCAGGCGTGTCGGCCCCTGAGGCAAACCCCAAGGCTGAAGAAAAAGAGAACGATACAGTGACGATTTCCCCCAAACAAGAGGGTTTCCCCCCTAAGGGGTACTTCCCATCAGGAAAGAAGAAGGGGAGACCCATTGGTAGTGTgaataagcaaaagaaacagcagcCACCGCCTCCACCCCCTCAGCCCCCTCAGATACCAGAAGCTTCTGCAGATGGAGAGCCAAAGCCAAAAAAGCAGAGGCAAAGGCGGGAGAGAAGGAAGCCTGGGGCACAGCCAAGGAAGCGGAAAACCAAACAAGCAGTTCCCATTGTGGAACCCCAAGAACCTGAGATCAAACTAAAGTATGCCACCCAGCCACTGGATAAAACCGATGCCAAGAACAAGTCTTTTTTCCCTTATATCCATGTAGTAAATAAGTGCGAACTTGGAGCCGTTTGTACAATCATCAATGCTGAAGAGGAAGAACAGACCAAATTGGTGAGGGGTCGGAAAGGTCAGAGGTCTCTGACCCCACCACCCAGCAGCACTGAAAGCAAGGCACTCCCAGCTTCGTCCTTCATGCTGCAGGGCCCTGTTGTGACAGAGTCTTCTGTCATGGGGCACCTAGTTTGCTGTCTGTGTGGCAAGTGGGCCAGTTACCGGAACATGGGCGACCTCTTTGGACCCTTTTATCCGCAAGATTATGCTGCCACTCTCCCCAAGAACCCGCCTCCCAAGCGGGCCACGGAGATGCAGAGCAAAGTAAAGGTACGGCACAAAAGCGCTTCGAATGGCTCCAAGACGGacactgaggaggaggaggagcagcagcagcagcagaaggagcagaggagccTGGCCGCCCACCCCAGGTTTAAGCGGCGACACCGCTCGGAGGACTGCAGCGGAGGCCCTCGGTCCCTGTCCCGGGGGCTCCCTTGTAAGAAAGCCACCGCCGAGGGCAGCAGCGACAAGACTGCCTTGGACTCCAAGCCCTCTGCGCCCACCACCTCGGAAGGGGGCCCTGAGCTGGAGTTACAAATCCCTGAACTACCTCTTGACAGCAATGAATTTTGGGTCCACGAGGGTTGTATTCTCTGGGCCAATGGAATCTACCTGGTCTGCGGCAGGCTCTACGGCCTGCAGGAGGCGCTGGAAATAGCCAGAGAGATG